The Lewinella sp. 4G2 nucleotide sequence ACCGCCAATATGGTCCTGCACCTCAAGGTGGATGCCCCGAACGTCAGCTTCACCCTCCAGCTGCCGAAGTTGGATAATGATTATAAGCAGCAACTAAACTTCGCCTGCCAGGAGGCCATCTTAGGCATTTATCCCGAAGCGAACGTGCACGTCCACATGCAAAACCCATCTTCCGCTGCACCTGCGTCAGCGCCAAATGGAGCACCGGGTGGGCCGCAAAAAGCGAACCCGCTGCCGCACGTGCGAAACATAATCGCCGTGGCCAGTGGTAAAGGTGGGGTAGGGAAGTCTACCGTGGCCGTCAACCTGGCCCTGGCTTTGCAAGAGATTGGTGGCGCCGTCGGCCTGCTGGATGCTGACGTTTACGGGCCCTCTGCGCCAACGATGCTGGGCCTGGTAGGGCAGAAACCGAAGGTGGAAAAGGTATACGGTAAACCGAAGATCAAGCCACTGTTCGCCTACGGAATGCCAGTGATGAGTACCGGATTTGTGGTGGAACCCGAACAAGCCGTCGTCCTCCGGGGCCCCCGCCTGAGTGGTATCATCAAGCAGTTCCTGGAAGAATGTATCTGGCCGCCACTGGACTACCTCATTATCGACTTACCCCCAGGGACAGGTGACGTGCAACTCAGTTTGGTACAAACGGTGCCCGTAACTGGTGCCGTTCTGGTTACGACCCCACAGGATGTCGCCCTTGCCGATGCGGTAAAGGCAATGAATATGTTCTTCCTGCCAGACGTTCAGGTTCCCGTGCTCGGGGTCGTCGAAAATATGTCCTGGTTCACTCCCCGCGAACTGCCGGATAACAAGTATTACCTCTTCGGGAAGGATGGTGGAAAAACGCTGGCCAAAAAATCCAACAGTATGCTGCTGGGCCAAGTGCCGCTGATCGAAGGCATCCGCGAAGGGGGAGACGACGGCAAGCCGGCTTTCCTAGACCGTGACGACGAAATGGTCCGTGAGGTCTGGTTGAAGGTAGCCAAGAACGTTGCCCGCCAAACCGCCCTGCGCAACGAAATGATGGAGCAGACGCCCATTGTTCAGATCAAGTCCTAGACCTTAAAAGATCGCTAGCTGATTCTCGGCCTGTTCTTCAATTCGCTCCTGCTTGCTGAGGAGGATGCCCGTGTTGTCGCTATCCGGCAACAGGCGTTTGGCGATGCGCAGCCGGTGGGTATAGCGCCCGAGCTCGTAGTTGTAGATACCGAAGTGATCGACGGCGTCAATCCGCACCCGGTCCCCCACGTGGAGGATGGTGCTATCCGGCAGCAAAATGCCTACGTGGTTGATTTCCCGCTTCCGGTTATCGAAAAACGCCAGGTCACCTACTTGGGCCTGGACCATGAAGTCTACCATCCGCCCACTGCCGGCCATGGCCTCTGCGGTACGTGGCAGCTTAACGTTGATGAGCCGGTACAGTAGTTGGATGAGCGCAGAAGCATCCACGCCAACTGGCGTCCGACCACCGCGCATGCCGGGAGCATACAGCCATTTGCGGGCGAAACGAATGAGCAGATCAGCATCCGTTCGTAAATCCTCGGAAAGGGCCGCCTGCCCTGAGTAATTAAAGGTTTTGCCGCCGTGGGTGAGTCGCAAACCATCATATTCCGGTAGTCTGGCCCCGAAGGTGATGGGGATACCTTCCCGTTCGCCGAGGATGGTAGAGAACAGGTCGAGATTGAACGCAGGGTTATCCCGCTGCAAACGGAAAGTTCGCTCATCCACCCCAATCAACTGGTCGGTGCGGACGTAGCCTTCAAACTCATCATCGGAGCAACGGATGTGTGCAAAGTGCTTGCCCGCTTCCAGGATGGTCACGGGTTCACCGAAGAGCAGTTGGGAACTGAGCTCCGCGTCCTTTTTGGGGCGGGCCAGGATGGCTGCGGCGGCGAATTTGCCGGTGGCGAACTTTTGCATCATGGGGCGAAGGTAAGCACCTTGTTCTTCACGTTGGTTGACCTCCGGTTGGTTGACCCCAGGTAGGTTGACCCCAGGTTGGTTGACCTTTAGGTCAACACTGATCTGCCGGTTGCTAATAATTCCAGTCACGTTTAGTCGTATTCAGTATTTAATCTGGTTTAGCACATGTTCGTTACACTTCTTTTGTGACCACCACGAAGTAGCAGCGCAGCTAAAAGAAGCAAAAGCTTTGTCCTGTAACCGTGGCTTAACGCGATTTTCCGGTGGAAAGGCTAAAATCTGCCAACTCGCCAAACGTCCTTTGCGCTAAGCTTAAATCATTTGATTGCATTATTCTTTTGGCCTTCAATCAATCTTTCGCGTGCTCAAACAGTGCAGATTTCTTAACGCCTTTCCACCGGAAAATCACTACCACGGTTAAGGGACGGATGCCGTTTAGGGGAATAGGTATCTCGTCTAAATCTAAAATCTAGCTTCTAATATCCCTAGAAATTCTAACGTCCTCGAAGACTTCTCTGCCGCAACGCCAAACTTACCTCTTCCCCCAAATAGTTATTGATCAACCGGTGGGCTAGGTAGATCACTGGGGTGAGGAGGATGGCG carries:
- a CDS encoding Mrp/NBP35 family ATP-binding protein, translated to MEESKIVRALAGVQDPNTGTDIITANMVLHLKVDAPNVSFTLQLPKLDNDYKQQLNFACQEAILGIYPEANVHVHMQNPSSAAPASAPNGAPGGPQKANPLPHVRNIIAVASGKGGVGKSTVAVNLALALQEIGGAVGLLDADVYGPSAPTMLGLVGQKPKVEKVYGKPKIKPLFAYGMPVMSTGFVVEPEQAVVLRGPRLSGIIKQFLEECIWPPLDYLIIDLPPGTGDVQLSLVQTVPVTGAVLVTTPQDVALADAVKAMNMFFLPDVQVPVLGVVENMSWFTPRELPDNKYYLFGKDGGKTLAKKSNSMLLGQVPLIEGIREGGDDGKPAFLDRDDEMVREVWLKVAKNVARQTALRNEMMEQTPIVQIKS
- a CDS encoding NlpC/P60 family protein gives rise to the protein MMQKFATGKFAAAAILARPKKDAELSSQLLFGEPVTILEAGKHFAHIRCSDDEFEGYVRTDQLIGVDERTFRLQRDNPAFNLDLFSTILGEREGIPITFGARLPEYDGLRLTHGGKTFNYSGQAALSEDLRTDADLLIRFARKWLYAPGMRGGRTPVGVDASALIQLLYRLINVKLPRTAEAMAGSGRMVDFMVQAQVGDLAFFDNRKREINHVGILLPDSTILHVGDRVRIDAVDHFGIYNYELGRYTHRLRIAKRLLPDSDNTGILLSKQERIEEQAENQLAIF